In Pseudomonas hamedanensis, a single window of DNA contains:
- a CDS encoding retention module-containing protein, whose translation MATLIGTVTKVIGQVFAQKANGEKILLIEGDRLNAGDQLITGAEGAVAVKLQNGQELTLGRGSSITMTGQLLADQAVAVKVDEAQTPSQAQLTDVEQIQKAIAAGEDPSQTAEATAAGPNAPSATPGDAGGGHSFVLLTEVGGRVDPVIGFPTAGFNGIPEFPEERREAVIDDGDDTPAPIVVPPPPVNNPVTLNGLDTAGGELNLNEANLPDGTAANPGALTQSGSFTVSAPDGLTSLSIGGINLINAGVALGFPQSITTQLGNTLTITGYNPATGTVTYSYTLNGNETHAAGDGANSLSEQFTVIAVDSNGDTASGTLDVNITDDVPKAVDDANGIASETLLTLTGNVLTNDVQGADRVPTGPVTPGTFTGTYGTLVLNADGTYTYTLNTSDADFKALTGGGNGTETFAYVITDADGDTSTANLVLQIHNNDDPVIIDGLNVAGGELTVYEQNLSDGSAPDAGALTQNGTFTITALDGVTTLTVGGIAVVTGGVAAGFPQSITTPQGNTLTITGFNAATGVVSYSYTLADNEAHPDANGANNLPEQFAVTVVDDNGTTANGTLDVNIVDDLPKAVDDANGTASESQLTLTGNVLTNDVQGADRVPTGPVTAGTFTGTYGTLVLNADGTYTYTLNTSDADFKALTGGGNGTETFAYVITDADGDTSTANLVLQIHNNDDPVIIDGLNVAGGELTVYEQNLSDGSAPDAGALTQNGTFTITALDGVTTLTVGGIAVVTGGVAAGFPQSITTPQGNTLTITGFNAATGVVSYSYTLADNEAHPNADGANNLPEQFAVTVVDDNGTTANGTLDVNIVDDLPKANDDSNGTASESQLTLTGNVLTNDVQGADRVPTGPVTPGTFTGTYGTLVLNADGTYTYTLNTSDADFKALTGGGNGTETFAYVITDADGDTSTANLVLQIHNNDDPVIIDGLDVNGGELTVYEKNLSDGTSPDTPALTQSGTFTVSALDGLQTLTVGGIAVVTNGVAAGFPQSAITPLGSTLTITGYDPATGVVSYSYTLMDNESHSTANGANSLSENFEVVATDTDGSTASGQINVNIVDDLPTAHPDAASVAEGGTVSGNVLNNDIGGADGPAVTGAVVGVRAGADTSTSAIGGLNSQINGTYGYLTLDANGNAVYHSNPNVVNGPGAVDVFTYTVRDADGDESTTTITIDVYNSCLKAVSDTDATVYEKSLDLIKDGQDLAAGSVVGSDPNSTGETASGTLVGSVTGAVGAVSYALVGSATGNYGQIVLNPNGTYTYTLTSPASTTPHADDGANSLSETFTYQATDSLGNVVTSSIVVSIVDDVPKALNDSNADSATETLLTLTGNVLDNDVQGADIVASGPITPGTFTGTYGTMVLNADGTYTYTLNTNDVDFKNLHGGGNGSETFTYTLTDADGDTSTANLVLNVHNNDDPVCLDGLNVKGGELTVYEKNLSDGSSPDTPALTQSGSFTVTALDGLQTLTVGGIAVVTNGVAAGFPQSAITPLGSTLTITGYDPATGVVSYSYTLMDNESHSTANGANSLSENFDVVATDTDGSTAAGQINVNIVDDLPSANPDAASVVEGATVSGNVFTNDIGGADGPAVSGAVIGVRAGADTSTSAIGGLNSQINGTYGYLTLDANGNAVYHSNPDAVSGPGAVDVFTYTVRDSDGDESTTTLTIDVHDSCLIAISDTDVTVYEKALDLTKDGQDVAPGTVTGSEPGNSGETASGTLVGSVSGGSGAITYTLVGNATGSYGQLLLNADGTYTYTLTSAPKTAPNANDGPNTLSESFTYKATDSLGNSTTSTLVVNIVDDVPKAVASDRSVAAVEIDSNLLIVLDISGSMADPSGVPGLSRLALAKQAISALLDKYDDLGDVKVQLVTFSSDATDRTAVWVDVATAKTILAGLNAGGGTNYDAAVAVMQSAFNTSGKLTGAQNVGYFFSDGKPNEGEINAAEEAALKNFLDANNIKNYAIGLGSGVSNAYLDPLAYDGISHTNTNAVVVTDLNQLNSVLSGTVQGAPVTGSLLGEGGSFGADGGFIKSIVVDGTTYTYDPKALSGQGSLTASGGANHGTFNTANNTVSIATNNSGTLVINLDTGEYSYTSQKTTAVVITENIGFTVSDNDGDLASSTLTVKVIPNAPPVAMDDHVITNVLSGNIVVPGELLLANDTDPNGDPLNATPTSFNTGWVSKAADFTGSGAINFTGTNANNSANQTLANVRNAFSANAATMTAVVVVSGYLGMVSNSNANDEDRITVHLRQGETLNLDHNLGAGQISLEYSLNGGAYLPLTDGQTLTASANGIYQIHITNISNGGGGNANAAENYQLTMTLNYTGAHDVAPDFNGSYTASDNHGGSDTANVSISYQDGHTLTGTAGDDILVAGAGNNVINAGDGNDVLTAGSGNNEMHGGAGNDLLYSGAGNDLLDGGTGSDTASYAHAMAAVTVNLGLLGAQNTLGAGTDTLTGIENLLGSNFNDSLTGDGNSNVINGGLGNDVLNGGGGDDLLIGGLGNNNLTGGAGADTFQWLKGNSGHDLITDFTPGTDKLDLSQLLQGENGSTASLDDYLHFTVSGSGASVMTSIDVSAMAGATPNQTIDLAGVNLASHYGVTPGAGGMIASGHDTATIISGMLNDHSLKVDTV comes from the coding sequence ATGGCAACGCTCATCGGTACGGTCACTAAAGTCATTGGTCAGGTATTTGCCCAGAAGGCCAACGGCGAGAAAATTCTCTTGATCGAAGGCGATCGCTTGAACGCCGGCGATCAACTGATCACCGGCGCGGAAGGCGCGGTGGCGGTGAAACTGCAAAACGGCCAGGAATTGACCCTCGGGCGTGGCAGCAGCATCACAATGACCGGGCAGTTGCTGGCCGACCAGGCTGTCGCCGTGAAAGTGGACGAAGCGCAGACTCCGAGCCAGGCGCAGCTGACCGATGTCGAGCAGATCCAGAAAGCCATCGCCGCCGGTGAAGACCCGAGCCAAACCGCCGAAGCCACCGCGGCCGGTCCCAATGCCCCCAGCGCCACACCGGGGGATGCGGGCGGCGGGCACAGTTTTGTGCTGCTGACCGAAGTGGGCGGGCGGGTCGATCCTGTGATCGGTTTCCCAACCGCCGGTTTCAATGGTATTCCCGAATTCCCTGAAGAACGCCGCGAAGCGGTGATCGACGACGGCGACGACACTCCCGCGCCGATCGTGGTACCACCGCCACCGGTGAACAATCCTGTCACGCTCAACGGTCTCGACACGGCTGGCGGCGAACTGAACCTCAACGAAGCCAATCTGCCTGACGGCACGGCGGCCAATCCAGGCGCGCTGACCCAGAGCGGCAGCTTCACCGTCTCCGCACCGGACGGTTTGACCAGCCTGAGCATCGGCGGCATCAACCTGATCAACGCTGGCGTGGCGCTGGGTTTCCCGCAGTCGATCACCACGCAACTGGGCAACACCCTGACCATCACCGGCTACAACCCGGCAACCGGCACGGTCACCTACAGCTACACGCTCAATGGCAACGAAACCCACGCGGCGGGCGACGGCGCCAACAGTCTCAGCGAACAATTCACGGTGATTGCCGTCGACAGCAATGGCGACACGGCGAGCGGCACGCTGGACGTGAACATCACCGATGACGTGCCAAAAGCTGTTGACGACGCTAACGGCATTGCCTCGGAAACCTTGCTGACCCTGACCGGCAACGTCCTCACCAACGACGTACAAGGCGCCGACCGCGTACCGACCGGCCCGGTTACACCCGGCACCTTCACCGGCACTTACGGCACGCTGGTGCTGAACGCTGACGGCACTTACACCTACACCCTCAACACCAGCGACGCGGATTTCAAAGCGCTGACCGGTGGTGGCAACGGCACGGAAACGTTCGCTTATGTGATTACTGATGCCGACGGCGATACAAGCACCGCCAACCTCGTTCTGCAGATCCACAACAACGATGATCCGGTGATTATTGACGGCCTGAATGTCGCGGGTGGCGAGCTGACGGTCTATGAGCAAAATCTCAGCGACGGCAGTGCCCCGGATGCCGGCGCGCTGACGCAAAACGGCACGTTCACCATCACTGCTTTGGACGGCGTAACGACGCTGACCGTTGGCGGTATCGCCGTGGTCACTGGCGGTGTAGCCGCAGGCTTCCCGCAATCGATCACCACGCCACAGGGCAACACGCTGACCATCACCGGTTTCAACGCTGCAACCGGCGTGGTCAGCTACAGCTACACCCTGGCCGACAACGAAGCGCATCCGGACGCCAATGGTGCGAACAATCTGCCAGAGCAATTCGCTGTCACCGTGGTCGACGACAACGGCACCACCGCCAATGGCACGCTCGATGTGAACATCGTCGACGACCTGCCGAAAGCCGTGGACGACGCTAACGGCACCGCCTCGGAATCTCAACTGACCCTGACCGGCAACGTCCTCACCAACGACGTACAAGGCGCCGACCGTGTCCCGACTGGTCCTGTCACCGCCGGCACCTTCACCGGCACTTACGGCACCTTGGTGCTGAACGCTGACGGCACTTACACCTACACCCTGAACACCAGCGATGCGGATTTCAAAGCGCTGACCGGTGGTGGCAACGGCACGGAAACGTTCGCCTATGTGATTACTGATGCCGACGGCGACACCAGCACCGCCAACCTCGTTCTGCAGATTCACAACAACGATGATCCGGTGATCATTGACGGCCTGAATGTCGCGGGCGGCGAACTGACGGTTTATGAGCAAAACCTCAGCGACGGCAGCGCCCCGGATGCCGGCGCGCTGACGCAAAACGGCACGTTCACCATCACTGCTTTGGACGGCGTAACGACGCTGACCGTTGGCGGTATTGCCGTGGTCACTGGCGGTGTAGCCGCAGGCTTCCCGCAATCGATCACCACGCCACAGGGCAACACGCTGACCATCACCGGTTTCAACGCTGCAACCGGCGTGGTCAGCTACAGCTATACCTTGGCCGACAACGAAGCGCATCCGAATGCCGATGGCGCAAACAATCTGCCTGAGCAATTTGCAGTCACGGTGGTGGACGACAACGGCACCACCGCCAACGGCACGCTGGATGTGAACATCGTCGATGACTTGCCGAAAGCCAACGATGACAGCAACGGAACGGCGTCGGAATCTCAACTGACCCTGACCGGCAATGTCCTGACCAACGACGTACAAGGCGCTGACCGCGTACCCACCGGCCCAGTTACGCCCGGAACTTTCACCGGCACTTACGGCACGTTGGTGCTCAACGCTGACGGCACTTACACCTACACCCTGAACACCAGCGACGCCGATTTCAAAGCGCTGACCGGCGGTGGCAACGGCACGGAAACGTTCGCCTATGTGATTACCGATGCCGATGGCGACACCAGCACCGCTAACCTCGTTTTGCAGATTCACAACAACGACGATCCAGTGATCATCGACGGCCTCGATGTAAATGGCGGCGAACTCACCGTTTACGAAAAGAACCTCAGCGATGGCACCAGCCCCGACACGCCGGCGCTGACCCAGAGCGGCACCTTCACCGTCAGTGCCCTTGATGGCCTGCAAACCCTCACGGTGGGTGGCATTGCCGTGGTCACCAACGGCGTCGCGGCAGGCTTCCCGCAATCGGCCATCACTCCGCTGGGCAGCACGTTGACGATTACCGGTTACGACCCGGCGACCGGTGTGGTCAGCTACAGCTACACCTTGATGGATAACGAAAGTCATTCGACCGCCAATGGCGCCAACAGCCTCAGCGAAAACTTCGAGGTGGTCGCGACCGACACTGATGGCAGCACTGCCAGCGGCCAGATCAACGTCAACATCGTCGACGACTTGCCCACCGCACACCCGGATGCCGCATCGGTGGCGGAGGGCGGCACCGTCAGCGGCAACGTGCTGAACAATGACATCGGCGGCGCCGACGGCCCGGCCGTCACGGGCGCAGTGGTCGGCGTGCGCGCCGGTGCCGATACCTCGACCTCCGCCATCGGCGGCCTCAATTCGCAAATCAACGGCACCTACGGCTACCTGACCCTGGACGCCAACGGCAACGCGGTTTATCACAGCAATCCCAACGTGGTGAACGGCCCGGGCGCGGTGGATGTGTTCACCTACACCGTGCGCGATGCAGACGGTGACGAAAGCACTACCACCATCACCATCGACGTCTACAACAGTTGCCTGAAAGCCGTCAGCGACACCGATGCCACCGTCTATGAAAAATCCCTCGACCTGATCAAGGACGGCCAGGATCTGGCGGCGGGCAGCGTGGTTGGCAGCGATCCGAACAGCACGGGCGAAACCGCGTCCGGCACGCTGGTCGGTTCGGTCACCGGCGCAGTCGGTGCAGTCAGTTATGCGCTGGTCGGCAGTGCTACCGGCAACTATGGACAAATCGTCCTCAACCCCAACGGCACTTACACCTACACGCTGACGTCACCGGCCAGCACCACACCGCACGCTGACGATGGCGCCAACAGCCTGAGCGAAACCTTCACCTATCAGGCCACCGACTCGCTGGGCAACGTGGTCACCAGCAGCATCGTTGTGAGCATCGTCGATGACGTGCCGAAAGCGCTGAACGACAGCAATGCCGACAGCGCAACAGAGACCCTGTTGACCCTGACCGGCAACGTGCTCGACAACGACGTACAAGGCGCCGACATCGTTGCGAGCGGGCCGATCACCCCCGGTACCTTCACCGGCACCTACGGCACGATGGTGCTCAACGCCGACGGCACTTACACCTACACGCTCAATACCAATGACGTCGACTTCAAGAATCTGCACGGCGGCGGCAACGGCAGCGAAACGTTCACCTACACATTGACCGATGCCGATGGCGACACCAGCACTGCCAACCTGGTGCTGAACGTCCATAACAACGATGACCCGGTGTGCCTCGACGGCCTCAATGTGAAGGGCGGCGAACTCACCGTTTACGAGAAAAATCTCAGCGACGGCAGCAGCCCCGATACTCCGGCGCTGACCCAGAGCGGCAGCTTCACCGTCACCGCCCTCGATGGCCTGCAAACCCTCACGGTGGGTGGCATTGCCGTGGTCACCAACGGCGTCGCGGCAGGCTTCCCGCAATCGGCCATCACTCCGCTGGGCAGCACGTTGACGATTACCGGTTACGACCCGGCGACCGGTGTGGTCAGCTACAGCTACACCTTGATGGATAACGAAAGTCATTCGACCGCCAATGGCGCCAACAGCCTCAGCGAAAACTTCGATGTGGTGGCGACCGATACCGATGGCAGCACGGCGGCAGGGCAGATCAACGTCAACATCGTTGACGACCTGCCGAGCGCTAATCCGGATGCGGCTTCGGTCGTGGAGGGCGCCACCGTCAGTGGCAACGTCTTCACTAACGATATCGGCGGCGCTGACGGTCCGGCGGTTTCCGGTGCCGTGATCGGCGTGCGTGCCGGCGCCGATACATCCACTTCCGCCATCGGAGGTTTGAATTCGCAGATCAACGGCACCTACGGCTACCTGACTCTCGACGCGAACGGCAACGCTGTCTACCACAGCAATCCCGACGCGGTGAGCGGTCCGGGCGCGGTCGATGTGTTCACGTACACCGTGCGCGATTCCGACGGGGACGAAAGCACCACCACCCTCACCATCGACGTGCATGACAGCTGCTTGATAGCAATCAGCGATACTGACGTCACCGTCTACGAAAAAGCCCTCGACCTGACCAAGGACGGCCAGGATGTCGCCCCCGGTACGGTCACCGGCAGCGAACCGGGCAACAGCGGCGAAACCGCCAGCGGCACGCTGGTCGGTTCGGTCAGCGGCGGCAGCGGCGCGATCACTTACACCTTGGTTGGCAACGCCACCGGCAGTTATGGGCAACTGCTGCTCAATGCTGACGGCACCTATACCTACACGCTGACCTCGGCACCGAAAACCGCGCCGAACGCCAACGACGGGCCGAACACCCTGAGTGAAAGCTTCACCTACAAAGCCACCGATTCGCTGGGCAACAGCACCACCAGCACCCTCGTCGTCAACATTGTCGATGACGTGCCCAAGGCGGTGGCGTCGGACCGTTCGGTGGCGGCGGTGGAGATCGACTCCAACCTGCTGATCGTCCTCGACATCTCCGGCAGCATGGCCGACCCCTCCGGCGTGCCGGGCCTGTCGCGACTGGCGCTGGCCAAGCAGGCGATCAGTGCCTTGCTCGACAAGTACGACGATCTGGGCGATGTGAAAGTGCAGCTTGTGACCTTCAGCAGCGATGCCACGGACCGCACGGCGGTGTGGGTGGATGTGGCAACGGCAAAAACAATTCTTGCCGGCCTCAATGCCGGCGGCGGCACCAACTACGACGCCGCTGTGGCGGTGATGCAGAGCGCATTCAACACCTCGGGCAAACTCACCGGGGCGCAGAACGTCGGCTACTTCTTCTCTGACGGCAAACCCAATGAAGGCGAGATCAACGCCGCCGAAGAAGCCGCGCTGAAAAATTTCCTCGATGCCAACAACATCAAGAACTACGCGATCGGCCTGGGCAGTGGTGTGAGCAACGCCTACCTCGATCCGCTGGCCTACGACGGTATCAGCCACACCAACACCAACGCGGTGGTGGTCACCGACCTCAACCAGCTCAATTCGGTGCTGTCCGGCACTGTGCAGGGCGCACCGGTCACCGGTTCGTTGCTGGGCGAGGGCGGTTCGTTTGGCGCCGATGGCGGTTTCATCAAATCCATCGTGGTCGACGGCACCACTTACACCTACGATCCGAAAGCCCTCAGCGGTCAGGGTTCGCTGACCGCCAGCGGCGGCGCCAACCACGGCACCTTCAACACGGCCAACAACACCGTGAGCATCGCCACCAACAACAGCGGCACTCTGGTGATCAACCTCGACACCGGCGAATACAGCTACACCTCGCAGAAAACCACCGCCGTGGTCATCACCGAAAACATCGGCTTCACCGTCAGCGATAACGACGGCGACCTGGCCAGCTCGACGCTGACCGTGAAAGTGATCCCCAACGCGCCGCCCGTGGCGATGGATGACCACGTCATCACCAACGTGCTCTCGGGCAATATCGTGGTGCCGGGCGAGCTGTTGCTGGCCAACGACACCGACCCCAACGGCGATCCCCTCAACGCCACTCCGACCAGTTTCAACACCGGCTGGGTCTCGAAGGCGGCGGATTTTACCGGCAGTGGCGCGATCAACTTCACCGGCACCAATGCCAATAACAGCGCCAATCAGACCCTGGCCAACGTGCGCAACGCCTTCAGTGCCAATGCCGCGACCATGACCGCGGTGGTGGTGGTCAGCGGCTACCTCGGCATGGTGAGCAACAGCAACGCCAACGATGAAGACCGCATCACCGTCCACCTGCGCCAGGGTGAAACCCTCAACCTGGATCACAACCTGGGCGCCGGTCAGATCAGCCTGGAGTACTCGCTCAACGGCGGCGCCTACCTGCCACTGACGGATGGGCAAACCCTCACCGCCTCGGCGAACGGCATCTACCAGATCCACATCACCAACATCAGCAACGGCGGTGGCGGCAACGCCAATGCGGCGGAAAACTATCAGCTGACCATGACCCTCAACTACACCGGAGCCCACGACGTCGCCCCGGATTTCAACGGCAGCTACACCGCCAGCGACAACCACGGCGGCAGCGACACCGCCAACGTCAGCATCAGCTATCAGGACGGCCACACCCTCACCGGCACTGCCGGCGACGATATTCTGGTGGCGGGCGCTGGCAACAACGTGATCAACGCTGGCGACGGCAACGACGTACTCACCGCAGGTTCCGGCAACAACGAAATGCACGGCGGCGCCGGCAACGATCTGCTCTACAGCGGCGCCGGCAATGACCTGCTCGACGGCGGCACTGGCAGCGACACCGCCAGCTACGCCCACGCCATGGCGGCGGTCACGGTCAATCTCGGCCTGCTCGGTGCGCAAAACACCCTCGGCGCCGGGACGGACACCCTGACCGGTATCGAAAACCTGCTCGGCTCGAACTTCAATGACAGCCTCACCGGCGACGGCAACAGCAACGTGATCAACGGCGGTTTGGGCAACGACGTGCTCAATGGCGGCGGCGGTGACGACCTGCTGATCGGTGGCCTGGGCAACAACAACCTGACCGGCGGAGCAGGGGCCGATACGTTCCAGTGGCTCAAGGGCAACAGTGGCCACGACCTGATCACCGACTTCACCCCCGGCACCGACAAGCTCGACCTGTCGCAACTGCTGCAAGGTGAAAACGGCAGCACGGCGTCGCTGGATGACTACCTGCACTTCACCGTCAGCGGCAGCGGCGCCTCGGTGATGACCAGCATCGACGTCAGTGCCATGGCCGGCGCCACGCCGAACCAGACCATTGACCTGGCCGGCGTCAACCTTGCCAGCCACTATGGTGTCACGCCGGGCGCAGGCGGCATGATCGCTAGCGGTCACGACACAGCGACCATCATCAGCGGCATGCTCAATGATCATTCGTTGAAAGTGGATACGGTTTGA
- a CDS encoding TolC family outer membrane protein, translating into MRVLTPLCSAVLLAMACTSQAQAMNLTEAIQSTIATHPELASRVDARLSADEQVKVAKGGFYPSVDLNAAYGRGYSDNTNTRAFGNHNTEILNYTQSELRLRQMLFDGFNTANEVERTKGVSNSRAYYAQGTAQDLALRTIEVYLEVLKRRELVTLAKNNLQAHLRVNDQIGLRTERGIGSNADSDQSVARKALAQNNLDTAEVDLADAESNFYSVVGRMPDELETPASTRGELPTELREAQQSMVDNNPYLKSAQADVQSAESQYEVAKSPFYPRFDAEAAVGANNNVQGDEGHDNEWRVGVVMNYNLFRGGSDKARLAANAHDINQAMDIRNNALRQLNENIRLAWNAMENAKKQTPTAREYAETSKRVRAAYQDQFGLGQRTLLDLLDSENELYNANRRYTEIRYTEEYSMYRVLANMGQLLSKQRVVLPADAIATTEVKNQARLPELK; encoded by the coding sequence ATGCGCGTTCTAACCCCCCTCTGCAGCGCGGTTTTGCTGGCCATGGCTTGCACATCCCAAGCCCAGGCCATGAACCTCACCGAAGCGATTCAAAGCACCATCGCCACTCACCCGGAACTCGCGTCGCGCGTGGACGCACGCCTGTCGGCTGACGAACAGGTCAAGGTCGCCAAGGGCGGGTTCTACCCGTCGGTCGACTTGAACGCCGCTTATGGCCGTGGCTACAGCGACAACACCAACACCCGGGCCTTTGGTAATCACAACACCGAGATCCTCAACTACACACAGTCGGAGCTGCGTTTGCGGCAAATGTTGTTCGATGGTTTCAACACCGCCAACGAGGTCGAGCGCACCAAGGGCGTGTCCAACTCGCGCGCCTACTACGCGCAAGGCACCGCGCAGGATCTGGCCTTGCGCACCATCGAGGTCTACCTCGAAGTGCTCAAGCGTCGTGAGCTGGTGACTTTGGCCAAGAACAACCTGCAGGCGCACTTGCGGGTCAACGATCAGATCGGCCTGCGCACCGAACGCGGTATCGGCAGCAACGCTGACTCCGATCAATCGGTCGCTCGCAAGGCGCTGGCGCAAAACAACCTCGACACCGCCGAAGTCGATCTGGCCGACGCCGAATCGAACTTCTACAGCGTGGTCGGACGCATGCCAGATGAGCTGGAAACCCCGGCCTCGACCCGAGGCGAATTGCCTACCGAGCTACGTGAAGCGCAGCAGAGCATGGTCGACAACAACCCGTACCTGAAATCGGCCCAGGCCGACGTGCAGTCTGCCGAGAGCCAGTACGAGGTTGCCAAGTCGCCGTTCTATCCACGCTTCGACGCCGAAGCCGCGGTGGGCGCGAACAACAACGTGCAGGGCGACGAAGGCCACGACAACGAATGGCGTGTGGGCGTAGTGATGAACTACAACCTGTTCCGCGGTGGCAGCGACAAGGCGCGTCTGGCCGCCAACGCACACGATATCAACCAGGCGATGGACATCCGCAACAACGCCCTGCGTCAGCTCAACGAGAACATTCGTCTGGCCTGGAACGCCATGGAAAACGCGAAGAAGCAGACGCCGACTGCCCGCGAATACGCCGAAACCAGCAAACGCGTGCGCGCGGCGTATCAGGACCAGTTCGGCCTCGGCCAACGCACCTTGCTCGACCTGCTCGACAGCGAAAACGAGCTGTACAACGCCAACCGCCGCTACACCGAAATTCGCTACACCGAGGAGTACTCGATGTACCGCGTGCTGGCGAACATGGGCCAGTTGCTGAGCAAACAACGCGTGGTGCTGCCGGCTGACGCGATTGCCACGACCGAAGTGAAAAACCAGGCACGCCTGCCCGAGTTGAAGTGA